The nucleotide sequence GGCTGATGCGCGGCGCCACCTTGTACTTGCTCGCCAGGTCCACCAGGAATTGCAGCGCCTCCACTGCGGGCGGCTGGTCGAGCAGGCACTTCGCCCGCGACTGGTCCAGGATCTGCCCGCCGTTCTGCCAGATCCACGGGTAGATGCGCGCGCCCCAGAAGTCTATGACACACCCGTAGCGCTGCTGCGCCGGATCGGGGCTATGGCGTGTCAGCTTGCGCGCCGCCGCCAGGTAGTCGTCCCAGTCCCACGACCCGTCGGGGTAAGCCACCCCGGCGTCGTCGAACAGGTCTTGGTTGTAGAACAGCACGTAAACCGAGGAGTAGCGCGGCAGCGAGTAGAGGTGATTCTGGTAGCGGCACAGCGGCAGCAGTTGGGGATAGAAGTCGCCGAGGTCGAACTGCGGGTCATCCTTGACCAATGGCTCCAGGTCGAGCAGCGCGCCCTTGGCGGCGAGGGGCAGGAAGTAGGCGCCGTGGATGGACATGACATCAGGTGCCTTGCCGGCGGCGATGCTGGTCTGGAGCTTGTCCATGGCGCGCTGGCCGGGCTCGTTGATGATGGTGACGTCGAGGTCGGGGTGCTGCTGCTCGAATTCGGCGATGAGGCGCTGGTTGACTGCCAGCTCCTCCGGCTGCACCCAGGTGAAGAGGGTGAGCTGAATGCGATCGGGGGCGCGCTTACCCGCGCACCCCGCGAGCAGGGTGATCGCGACCGCCCATAAGAGCGCGATCGCCACTCGCATCCGGGTTCGCCGCCCGCTCACCGTCATGCCTCCGTATCCCTAGGTCAGAGACCGGCGGCTAGGTCGCATTGCGACCGCCGTGGCGGTCCCCGCGTAGCGGGGACCTAGCCAAAAGTATAGCACAACGGCGTGCCTCCCACAATCGCGGCGGGCATTGCGCCGGGAGCTC is from Armatimonadota bacterium and encodes:
- a CDS encoding sugar ABC transporter substrate-binding protein — its product is MRVAIALLWAVAITLLAGCAGKRAPDRIQLTLFTWVQPEELAVNQRLIAEFEQQHPDLDVTIINEPGQRAMDKLQTSIAAGKAPDVMSIHGAYFLPLAAKGALLDLEPLVKDDPQFDLGDFYPQLLPLCRYQNHLYSLPRYSSVYVLFYNQDLFDDAGVAYPDGSWDWDDYLAAARKLTRHSPDPAQQRYGCVIDFWGARIYPWIWQNGGQILDQSRAKCLLDQPPAVEALQFLVDLASKYKVAPRISQQDSRETREWFKAGRVAMLMSGAWDVQVLRRSPDLRWNVAPLPRRKQRATLAGTENYAIAATTKHPQQAWELFRFLLSPSSQGRMAAEVDKQPSRRSVAQGEYLKAKVGYDRRVLVEALDYGKLAPNVPQWDRISHLIQDRLDQIWNGELGVRPGMRRAAADVSRELGAQQEPGAGG